In Ovis canadensis isolate MfBH-ARS-UI-01 breed Bighorn chromosome 11, ARS-UI_OviCan_v2, whole genome shotgun sequence, the DNA window CCATCCTCACCCAGGTCCAGCCTTACACCCGGCCTGGCAGAGGTGAACTCCCCCTTCCTTAGGCTTTTCAGCCACCAACCCCAGCCCAACCCTTCCTGTTTTCCTTCTCCCCAACCTGCAGAGGTAGCTGCCAGCCTGGCCGGCTTCCTGAAGAGAAAGGTGATGAAATATTCATGACTTCCCACAGCCGGGGCTGGCTAACTcccagggggagagggagagggagagagagatggaaggagGGATGGAAGGAGATGAGAGAAGCCTGCTAGAGCAAGGCACCAGGAGAGAAGCTGACCCcatcttgcctcggaaatccccaAGCCCCTTAGGAGGGAGTCCCTTTGCTCCCTAGACCCTCCACAGTAAGATGACCATGGTTTGACGTGGCCCGGATTCAGGTGCAGAGGGCCATTCTCCTTGGCCCAGGGCAGCTGGACACCAGCTAAGGCTGGACTGGTTGAGGATGCTCATCAGCTGCCTACCAGCAGTCCTGCCTGCTGTCCGTCGCTCCCTCTGCATTCTGGGCCGAACTTTGCTCTCTGAGGAGAGTAAGTGCCTGTAGACTAAGGGACTGAATTCACAAgtctctccatctctgcctcAGAGGAGGTGGGAAGGGCTTGGTAACTACTCGCTGagcctctggagccagactgcctatAACCCTGGCTTGCTCTTCACCagccctatcagttcagttcagtcactcagtcgtgtctaacttttcgtgaccccatggactgcagcacgccaggcctccctgtccatcaccaactcccggaacttgctcaaactcatgtccattgagtcaatgatgctgccacccaaccatctcatcccctgtcgtccccttttcctccttccttcagtctttcccagcatcaggatcttttcaaatgagtcagttcttcacatcaggtggccaaataatggagcttcatcttcagcatcagtccttccaatgaatattcaggattgatttcctttaggattgactggttggatctcctcgcagtccaagggactctcaagagtcttctccaataccacagttcaaaagcatcaattcctctgcactcagctttctttatggtacaactctaacatccatacatgactactggaaaaatcatagctttgactagatggacctttgtcagcaaagtaatgtctctcctttttaatatgctgtctaggtttgccatagcttttccaGCCCTATACCCTCAGGCAAATTAAGGCTGCCCGGAGAATTCCTGGAGTCTCCTTGGGTTGTGGGGAGGTTTAAATGAGCTAGTAGTTATAAAACACTTAGGACActtgtacacacacagacactgtcaCACACACAATGTTCTATGCCTGTTAGTGcaatgaacaaaatagaaaaacatctGCCTTCACGGAGCTGACATTTTGATAGGTGGAGAGAGACAATAAACTAAATAACATGTATGATACGCCAGAGAATGATAAATGATATAGGAAAAAATTTAGCTGTGGGTTTTGGGGATATTCTAAATTGAGTGGTCTCTCAGTGAGAGAAAGCATTTAAGCAGAGACCTGAAGGAGCTGAAAGAAGGAACTGTGCAGAAATCTATGGCAAGAGCCTTGCAGGAAAGGGAAGgggaagtgcaaaggccctgaggtgtaGGATAGCTTGTATAAGGAAGAGCCAgggtggctggagcagagggacGAAGAGGGAGAGCGTTTCTGAACAGCCTGAGTCTAAAGGCCATGCTGAGAACTCAGCTTCTTCCTGTGTGAGATGGAAGTCAGTGGAGGTTCTGCGTGGAGGGAGGAGTAACACGAGCTGACATGCTTTATcaggatcactctggctgctgggtTGGAAATAGACTGTAAATGGGAAAGGGAGGCAGCGGGAAGACTAGCTGGGAGGATCTGTAACAATGAGTCAAGAGGTGATGGTGACCTAGACCAGGGATCTGTGTGTTCTactcctttcctctcccttcctctttctccccacATGTAGGCACGTATGTAAGTGTGTGTATACAAAGACACATATGCACAATATTTTATTGCGGGAAATCAAAAGTAGAGACCAGCACAAAGTACCCCATCATACACTTATGTACATATCACTCAGCCTCAAGTATCATCAACTCATGGACAGTCTTGTTTCAGCTACatccccttcctctcttccctcctaATTTCCTGGATTATTTTGAACCTTATCCAAAACATCATGTCATTTCACCAAAAATATCTCAGCATGTTTAGATATATTTCCAAAGTAGAGCTAACAGGAATTGTGGTTGGATCAGTTTGTAGggtaggagggagagggaggaatcAAGGGTGACTCCACGGTTTGGCCTTAGCAGCTGGAAGAACTGGAGCTGTCATTCACTGAGATGGGTAGACTGGGCAGCTTGTGGGGTAAGGACGTCAGGAGTCCAATTGTAACATGTACATTGAAGATATCCATTGGACATCCAAGTGGAGGTGTCAAGTAGGGAGCTGGACCCATGAATTACCAACTGGGTCTAGGtctgagagggcttcccttgtggctcagctagtaaagaattagcctgcagtgtgagagatctgggttcaatccctgggttgggaagataccctggagaagggaaaggctacccactccagtattccggcctagagaattccatggactgtacagtccagggggtcacagagagtcaggaacgactgagtgactttcactcacttcactaggTCTGAGAGGGTGACTGGGTAGACAGTGGGGTCTTTCACAGAGCCAGGGACGGAGGCAAGGCGGTGCGTTTGTCTGATGGACTGAGTTTGAGGTGTCTGGGTGCTTTAGATGTGGCAGTTGAGGTGCTCAGACTTGGAATTCAGGGGAGGAATCAGAGCTGGAAATAGATATAGGTGGTAGTTCAGCCACAGGGGTGATTTAAGGTGTATCTACAGACAAGAGAAGAGGAGCAGGCAAAGCAGGGCAGGCAGGAGTGATGGGATGGGGTCCCTGAGATCACGGAGGGTGGAGTGGTGAAGAAAGGTCTTAAGCCATGATGATATGGGAAGAActctttctgcctggagaatctcagggacactGCAGAAAGAAGTCTGTATTTTAGGTGGAACAAATGGAAAGTGAAACTCGGAGCTGTAGGGTTTGTGCATAATCTGTTGGGTTTGCCTGCTCTTCCACGTTGTCCTCATCCAGGACCTAGCCCTGGGCCATGTACCCCAGGACGGGAGAGAGAGGCTTCAGGGGTCCGTGGGCTCTCCTCTTTGCCACTGGCTTCTAGGGCTCCCTCTAGTTAACTGCGAGTCATCTAGCTGCTCAACAGTACTGTCTCGGAGTGTGATCCTGGGCATGGCACAGAAAGCCAGCATCCCCAGCAGGGCCAGTCTCTGGAGCAAGACTGtgtgagcatgctcagtcatgtccaactctttgtgatcccatggactgtagcccaccaggctcttctgtccatggaattttccaggcaagaatactgtagtgggttgccagcccttcctccagaggatcttcccaacccagggactgaaactgtgtcttttgtgtctcctacattggcaggtgaattcttaatcactgcaccacctggagcCAGAGCTAGATTAGCCAGGCTCAAATCCCAGACTGTTTGCTAGCTGCGGGCCTCAGGCATGAGACTTGACCTCTCCGATCCTCAGTTTGCTtagctgtgaaatgggaatacaaGCTATCCTTAGCCTGTGGGTTGTTCTGAGTAGACAAGGTGATGAATGTACATTCTGACACGTAGTTGGCACTTCTTCAGTGCCAGCCATTACATCTGTGTTCTCTCCAGCCTCATCTTCCAGTGTCTCCCTCCACAAACCTGCCCTCTCATTGCTCTGGAGGCATCCTGCCCCCAGCTTCCCTTCCTCTCAGTGTAGCATATGCCAGTTTTGCCAGCCTCCTCTCTTGTAAACTCCCAGACAGACCTGAAGACCCAGCTTTGGTGTTTCCTCCTCCAAACAGGACAGTCCTGTCCTCTGTGCCTGTGAGAGGGTCTATCACACACTGTATTTACAAGCTGACATCTCCAGCTCCCTGGGAGACTGTGAGAGACCTGGTTTTCCGTCTCACTGGACTACCAGCGCCCAACACTTGAGACATTGTTGAATGTCTGGGTATGTGTGCAGGTGGCCACTTGAGGCGGGCCTCTGGGTGTGCTGTCCTTGTGTATCTGGTCTCTGTCCCTCTTCCCTGGTTTGCAGACCTGGACTTGGCAGTGCCAGAAACCGTCAGACTGGACAGCAGTTTACACAAGGCCCGGGCCCAACTACTGGCCAAGGGCCGAAGACACCGGCCCTCTCGCTCCAGGCTTCGGGACAGTGCCAGCTCTGCAGAGGATGGTGAAGGCTCCGATGGGCCTGGAGGCAAGGTTGGGGCAATCCCCTCAATCACCATACCCTACCCACCCTTCTTGCCCCTGGATAATCCCTCCAAACCACTCTTCCAGGGAGACCACACCCCTAGACTTCTCAAATAACAAGGCTGACAAATATTAGCTGCAGTTCAATTCTGgctcatttaatcctttcaaGGAAGGTATTACCCCATtatccagatgaggaaactgaagctctaagaGTTTCACTAACAAAGTCACACAGTTAGTAAGTGATGGAGGCCGGATGCAGCCCTTGCCTCTGTGACCGGAAGATCCATCTCTCACTGTTCGCTGCCCAGCCACCCCTCGGCCCAAGGCACGAGGAAGCCCTCCCTCCAGGCCGAGGAGGCCCTAGGAGCCCGGGCTTCCCTCCGGGAAGAGGGGAAGAGGGTAGGCGGTGAGCagctgcccctcctccagggagccgaCGGCTGCGGGAGCCCCCTGCACCGGCTGCGCTCGCCTCTGCACTCGGGCCCGGGGTCCCCAGCGGGGGGCTCCTTCTGCCTGGAGCCCCCGGGATTGCGGCGCAGCCTGGACGAGGACGAGCCGCCGCCCTCACCGCTCGCACGCTACCGGCCCCTGCACAACGCCGCCTCGCACGAGGGTCTGGCCGCCGCCTCAGGCTCGCCGCCCCGCTCCGCTGCCTCGTCCGACAGCTCGCCCAGCTTTGTGCGCCGACACCCTCGCGCCGAGCTGCACAGCGAAGGTGAGCAGCGGCCGGCGCGGCGCCCCCTGCCGGCAAGCACTTCTTTGGGCTCCGAAGCAATTGGCCGGACCTCGGGTTTGGCACAGGGTGGCTCAGGGGAGGTCGGGAATAAAGACCAcggttcattcatttatttccagAGAGCCTTaatgtgtgccagacactgtctgGGCCCTGGGACACACAAAAGAGCAAGCAGATGCTGTCCTCGTCCTCGCGAGGCTCACAAGTTCTAGGGGAAACAGTCAAAGAATTCCTTATAGTTTGAGGGGAAGCAATCTCTTAATTAAATGTATAGGTAGGTACAAggtgtcagttcagtcagtcagttcagtcgctcagtcgtgtccgactctttgagaccccatgaatcgcagcatgccaggcctccctgtccatcaccatatcccggagttcactcagactcatgtccatcgagtccgtgatgccatctagccatctcatcctcggtcgtccccttctcctcctgcccccaatccctcccagcatcagagcctttttcaatgagtcaactcttcacatgaggtggccaaagtactggagcttcagctttatcatcattccttccaaagaaatcccagggttgatcgccttcagaatggactggttggatcttgagTGCTATTTGAGAAAGGGAACGCAGGGCGGGAGGACATTTATCAGGTTGAAAACATCCTGGGAGAAGTTGGGAGCCTCCTGCAAGTCTTCTTGAGGAAGTGACATGTGAGCCAAGATTAGAAGGTTGGTTACAAGTTGGCCAAGATAAAATTAACAGTAAAGAGTAGCGATCCCTACTTTTCCAGAGTGGTTTATGGTTTGTATAAGGCTTTCATAAAcatcttattcagttcagttcagtcgctcagttgtgtcccactctttgcaaccccatggactgcagcaagccaggcttccctgtccactatctCATCCTATTAGGTCTCATGAAATAGGCAGTGTTATTAGCCCCATATTTAAGATGCAGGAGGAACCTCTGAGCTTCACTAGCTTCACACAGCTAGTGAAGGGCATCAGAGTAAGGTTGCCTGATTCTAAGTCAAGAGAATTTCTGTCACCTTATTGGAAGTTGAAAGAGGCAGACAAGCCACGACATAggcaatttccttccttttcttcctcgaAAGATGACAGCCGGGATGCCAGCCCACCTGAGCCCGCCAGCCCTACCATTGGCCTGGATAAGAAGACTCGCCGCAAGTTCCTGGACCTGGGGTGAGTGACCAGAAAGGCTTGGGCATTGGGTAGCACAATGGGCAGCACTGTTCCACTCCCCCTTGCCCTCCCCACAGGGTCACCTTACGCCGAGCATCCACTAGCAAGAGCCGGAAGGACAAGGGCAGCAACCGTCTGTCCATGGGCAGCAGGTGAGAGGTACCCACAGCCCCTCAGCCACAGCTTCTGCCTATAACTCCCTGTGGTTCCAGCCCTCTCCTCGGTGCCCGCACCCATGCAGCGTACTCTCTCTGCAGGGAGTCGGTGGAGGGGTCCAGCAGGTCAGGGGGCTCCCCGTTCCTGCCCTTTTCCTGGTTCACAGACAGTGGCAAAGGCTCCGCATCTTCTGGCAGCACCACCTCCCCGTCCTGCTCCCCTAAACGCGAGGGTTTCAGCCCTAAGAAGTCAGCTTCTCAGGTGAGTCCATGGCCTCCTGG includes these proteins:
- the SAMD14 gene encoding sterile alpha motif domain-containing protein 14 isoform X2, whose protein sequence is MASSKLREPVDEVFDLDLAVPETVRLDSSLHKARAQLLAKGRRHRPSRSRLRDSASSAEDGEGSDGPGGKGADGCGSPLHRLRSPLHSGPGSPAGGSFCLEPPGLRRSLDEDEPPPSPLARYRPLHNAASHEGLAAASGSPPRSAASSDSSPSFVRRHPRAELHSEDDSRDASPPEPASPTIGLDKKTRRKFLDLGVTLRRASTSKSRKDKGSNRLSMGSRESVEGSSRSGGSPFLPFSWFTDSGKGSASSGSTTSPSCSPKREGFSPKKSASQESTLSDDSTPPSSSPKIPSGPRQAAKCSYPYHTLSQSSDEFLDEPLPTVYHWTSQQVGQWLQSLNLEQYAAEFAARQVDGPQLLQLDGSKLKSLGLSNSHDRALVKRKLKELAAAAEKERKAQEKAARQREKLRRREEAKKS
- the SAMD14 gene encoding sterile alpha motif domain-containing protein 14 isoform X1, whose translation is MPELSRVMASSKLREPVDEVFDLDLAVPETVRLDSSLHKARAQLLAKGRRHRPSRSRLRDSASSAEDGEGSDGPGGKGADGCGSPLHRLRSPLHSGPGSPAGGSFCLEPPGLRRSLDEDEPPPSPLARYRPLHNAASHEGLAAASGSPPRSAASSDSSPSFVRRHPRAELHSEDDSRDASPPEPASPTIGLDKKTRRKFLDLGVTLRRASTSKSRKDKGSNRLSMGSRESVEGSSRSGGSPFLPFSWFTDSGKGSASSGSTTSPSCSPKREGFSPKKSASQESTLSDDSTPPSSSPKIPSGPRQAAKCSYPYHTLSQSSDEFLDEPLPTVYHWTSQQVGQWLQSLNLEQYAAEFAARQVDGPQLLQLDGSKLKSLGLSNSHDRALVKRKLKELAAAAEKERKAQEKAARQREKLRRREEAKKS